The following coding sequences lie in one Silene latifolia isolate original U9 population chromosome 5, ASM4854445v1, whole genome shotgun sequence genomic window:
- the LOC141657377 gene encoding uncharacterized protein LOC141657377 isoform X3 encodes METQDHKSPNLSGHDGHGGVHVCHKCGWPFPNPHPSSKNRKAHKRVCGTIENYTLDKDVQEKNHEEGYDGEPQSDDNVVETPSDKGVERTISRRSSSGVGSRSSRSTRSEDEVFTDAVTEFSESPAVVTRENSVGVMQRFYSLQNENEVDDTQPAVENPIADADNLRTTNLLKESQLQTVQSVEGEKGKGEDGMASQDHIPTNPSTVSAACTLEIENALDRNIIQSSEPSSDADIVSERGTEIISTKDESKLRTSYSGTLEEVAEDISVLNGACDENKGASDDHIASVSAGEPVKTSATEIDGVENKDVRFNELDTFGRCKVESCNEVDSPGNFYSPGNFYSPVHQGEAVNSGNGDTSKSELVGEWDSRVGADENVRVLAAPDILPLEQHPAIAVEDLNQLRDDNDFSEASVTTAKMEYSTEVFSQDGSVCSLEDKQQRQKSADEQNTFKEVDHISPAISSTVDDKTFKSELVEDLKSENPEDEKDSCNEDKKPSTSQGDIFPEGAAMDAGNTAMDAGDTTSNADSIRSNIEDDGEYFTVMHKDDGEVSVDGLAVGNSVYMKPTLDDVALQDLEHIHINNSMGQDEKITVTGGIEESSYKEARMEGFVVDNGIDATLKTDNPDSTIKVDVDENPESSCQSSAAVNHCSSEKLYEDTSCITDGDRVIKEPTTISASDTIVDSGSVADSLDGNWGSVSVISATSDAMLTSEATPLNHPQALEGEENQSRVPKPVTENQHSQSQLSVKPEVEIEQMEHTSEIHSTNEPDRKQKGMGQPEMETGLEEMGKEWNSPARYPVNIKTEKRRSKSKPYWAPFLCCSSINAR; translated from the exons ATGGAAACCCAAGATCACAAATCCCCTAATCTCTCAG GGCATGATGGGCATGGAGGAGTTCATGTATGTCATAAATGTGGATGGCCATTTCCGAATCCTCACCCGAGCTCCAAGAATAGGAAGGCTCATAAGAGGGTTTGTGGGACCATTGAAAACTATACACTTGATAAAGATGTACAAGAGAAGAATCATGAGGAAGGTTATGATGGCGAACCGCAGTCTGATGATAATGTGGTCGAAACCCCCA GCGACAAAGGCGTGGAGAGGACTATAAGCAGGAGGAGCAGCAGCGGTGTTGGCAGTAGGTCAAGTCGATCAACTAGATCGGAGGATGAGGTGTTTACAGATGCTGTCACTGAATTCAGTGAAAGTCCGGCTGTTGTTACTAGAGAGAACTCTGTTGGTGTTATGCAACGATTTTATTCGCTGCAAAATGAGAATGAGGTTGATGACACTCAACCCGCGGTGGAAAATCCCATTGCtg ATGCAGATAACTTGCGTACAACTAATCTTCTAAAGGAAAGTCAACTGCAAACTGTACAAAGTGTAGAAGGTGAGAAAGGCAAGGGGGAAGATGGGATGGCATCCCAGGATCATATTCCCACCAATCCTTCCACTGTTTCTGCTGCTTGTACATTGGAGATTGAGAATGCATTAGACCGTAACATTATACAATCATCTGAACCGTCTAGTGATGCGGATATTGTCTCGGAGAGAGGTACAGAAATCATATCGACTAAGGACGAGTCCAAACTCAGAACTTCGTATAGTGGGACACTTGAAGAAGTAGCAGAAGATATCAGTGTTCTGAATGGTGCTTGTGATGAAAATAAAGGTGCTAGCGATGACCATATAGCTTCTGTCTCTGCTGGTGAACCAGTAAAGACTTCGGCGACGGAAATTGATGGTGTTGAAAACAAAGATGTGAGGTTTAATGAGCTGGATACTTTTGGAAGATGTAAAGTTGAGAGCTGTAATGAAGTTGATTCTCCTGGAAACTTTTACTCCCCTGGAAACTTTTACTCCCCTGTACATCAAGGTGAAGCTGTAAACTCTGGAAACGGTGACACAAGTAAGTCAGAGCTAGTCGGGGAGTGGGACTCAAGGGTTGGTGCTGATGAAAATGTCCGTGTTCTCGCTGCCCCTGATATTTTACCTTTGGAACAGCATCCTGCTATAGCAGTTGAAGACTTAAATCAATTAAGGGATGACAATGACTTTTCTGAGGCCTCAGTCACCACAGCTAAGATGGAATATAGTACTGAGGTTTTTTCTCAGGATGGCAGCGTTTGCTCTTTGGAGGATAAGCAACAAAGGCAAAAATCTGCTGATGAACAAAACACTTTTAAAGAGGTGGATCATATATCTCCTGCCATTTCATCTACTGTTGATGATAAAACATTTAAGAGTGAACTAGTTGAGGATTTGAAAAGCGAAAATCCGGAAGATGAAAAAGATAGTTGTAATGAAGACAAGAAACCAAGTACTTCACAGGGGGACATCTTTCCTGAAGGCGCTGCCATGGATGCTGGGAATACTGCCATGGATGCTGGGGATACTACCTCAAATGCAGATTCCATAAGGAGTAACATTGAAGATGATGGGGAGTATTTTACTGTAATGCACAAGGATGATGGTGAAGTTTCAGTGGATGGCCTGGCTGTTGGAAATTCTGTATATATGAAACCAACTCTTGATGACGTTGCATTGCAAGATTTGGAGCATATCCATATCAATAATAGTATGGGTCAGGATGAAAAAATCACGGTTACAGGTGGTATTGAAGAGAGCTCTTATAAAGAAGCTCGAATGGAAGGTTTTGTGGTTGACAATGGTATTGATGCTACCTTGAAAACTGACAATCCTGATTCAACCATAAAAGTAGATGTGGATGAAAATCCTGAATCTTCATGCCAAAGTTCGGCTGCTGTCAATCACTGCTCCAGTGAAAAGCTTTATGAGGATACTTCTTGTATCACTGACGGTGATAGAGTAATTAAAGAGCCTACTACAATTTCAGCCAGTGATACTATTGTTGATTCAGGTAGTGTTGCTGACAGTCTCGATGGCAACTGGGGATCTGTATCAG TCATTTCTGCCACTTCAGATGCAATGCTCACATCTGAGGCTACTCCATTAAATCATCCTCAAGCattagaaggagaagaaaaccagAGCAGGGTTCCGAAACCCGTGACTGAGAATCAACACTCTCAGAGTCAACTATCTGTTAAGCCTGAGGTCGAGATCGAACAAATGGAACACACCTCTGAGATCCATTCAACAAATGAGCCTGATCGAAAACAGAAAG GTATGGGTCAACCTGAGATGGAGACTGGTCTGGAAGAGATGGGAAAAGAATGGAACTCGCCAGCAAGGTACCCAGTGAACATAAAGACGGAGAAGCGGCGGTCGAAGAGCAAGCCGTATTGGGCACCATTTCTTTGCTGTTCATCTATTAATGCTAGATAG
- the LOC141657377 gene encoding uncharacterized protein LOC141657377 isoform X4, whose translation METQDHKSPNLSGHDGHGGVHVCHKCGWPFPNPHPSSKNRKAHKRVCGTIENYTLDKDVQEKNHEEGYDGEPQSDDNVVETPSDKGVERTISRRSSSGVGSRSSRSTRSEDEVFTDAVTEFSESPAVVTRENSVGVMQRFYSLQNENEVDDTQPAVENPIADNLRTTNLLKESQLQTVQSVEGEKGKGEDGMASQDHIPTNPSTVSAACTLEIENALDRNIIQSSEPSSDADIVSERGTEIISTKDESKLRTSYSGTLEEVAEDISVLNGACDENKGASDDHIASVSAGEPVKTSATEIDGVENKDVRFNELDTFGRCKVESCNEVDSPGNFYSPGNFYSPVHQGEAVNSGNGDTSKSELVGEWDSRVGADENVRVLAAPDILPLEQHPAIAVEDLNQLRDDNDFSEASVTTAKMEYSTEVFSQDGSVCSLEDKQQRQKSADEQNTFKEVDHISPAISSTVDDKTFKSELVEDLKSENPEDEKDSCNEDKKPSTSQGDIFPEGAAMDAGNTAMDAGDTTSNADSIRSNIEDDGEYFTVMHKDDGEVSVDGLAVGNSVYMKPTLDDVALQDLEHIHINNSMGQDEKITVTGGIEESSYKEARMEGFVVDNGIDATLKTDNPDSTIKVDVDENPESSCQSSAAVNHCSSEKLYEDTSCITDGDRVIKEPTTISASDTIVDSGSVADSLDGNWGSVSVISATSDAMLTSEATPLNHPQALEGEENQSRVPKPVTENQHSQSQLSVKPEVEIEQMEHTSEIHSTNEPDRKQKGMGQPEMETGLEEMGKEWNSPARYPVNIKTEKRRSKSKPYWAPFLCCSSINAR comes from the exons ATGGAAACCCAAGATCACAAATCCCCTAATCTCTCAG GGCATGATGGGCATGGAGGAGTTCATGTATGTCATAAATGTGGATGGCCATTTCCGAATCCTCACCCGAGCTCCAAGAATAGGAAGGCTCATAAGAGGGTTTGTGGGACCATTGAAAACTATACACTTGATAAAGATGTACAAGAGAAGAATCATGAGGAAGGTTATGATGGCGAACCGCAGTCTGATGATAATGTGGTCGAAACCCCCA GCGACAAAGGCGTGGAGAGGACTATAAGCAGGAGGAGCAGCAGCGGTGTTGGCAGTAGGTCAAGTCGATCAACTAGATCGGAGGATGAGGTGTTTACAGATGCTGTCACTGAATTCAGTGAAAGTCCGGCTGTTGTTACTAGAGAGAACTCTGTTGGTGTTATGCAACGATTTTATTCGCTGCAAAATGAGAATGAGGTTGATGACACTCAACCCGCGGTGGAAAATCCCATTGCtg ATAACTTGCGTACAACTAATCTTCTAAAGGAAAGTCAACTGCAAACTGTACAAAGTGTAGAAGGTGAGAAAGGCAAGGGGGAAGATGGGATGGCATCCCAGGATCATATTCCCACCAATCCTTCCACTGTTTCTGCTGCTTGTACATTGGAGATTGAGAATGCATTAGACCGTAACATTATACAATCATCTGAACCGTCTAGTGATGCGGATATTGTCTCGGAGAGAGGTACAGAAATCATATCGACTAAGGACGAGTCCAAACTCAGAACTTCGTATAGTGGGACACTTGAAGAAGTAGCAGAAGATATCAGTGTTCTGAATGGTGCTTGTGATGAAAATAAAGGTGCTAGCGATGACCATATAGCTTCTGTCTCTGCTGGTGAACCAGTAAAGACTTCGGCGACGGAAATTGATGGTGTTGAAAACAAAGATGTGAGGTTTAATGAGCTGGATACTTTTGGAAGATGTAAAGTTGAGAGCTGTAATGAAGTTGATTCTCCTGGAAACTTTTACTCCCCTGGAAACTTTTACTCCCCTGTACATCAAGGTGAAGCTGTAAACTCTGGAAACGGTGACACAAGTAAGTCAGAGCTAGTCGGGGAGTGGGACTCAAGGGTTGGTGCTGATGAAAATGTCCGTGTTCTCGCTGCCCCTGATATTTTACCTTTGGAACAGCATCCTGCTATAGCAGTTGAAGACTTAAATCAATTAAGGGATGACAATGACTTTTCTGAGGCCTCAGTCACCACAGCTAAGATGGAATATAGTACTGAGGTTTTTTCTCAGGATGGCAGCGTTTGCTCTTTGGAGGATAAGCAACAAAGGCAAAAATCTGCTGATGAACAAAACACTTTTAAAGAGGTGGATCATATATCTCCTGCCATTTCATCTACTGTTGATGATAAAACATTTAAGAGTGAACTAGTTGAGGATTTGAAAAGCGAAAATCCGGAAGATGAAAAAGATAGTTGTAATGAAGACAAGAAACCAAGTACTTCACAGGGGGACATCTTTCCTGAAGGCGCTGCCATGGATGCTGGGAATACTGCCATGGATGCTGGGGATACTACCTCAAATGCAGATTCCATAAGGAGTAACATTGAAGATGATGGGGAGTATTTTACTGTAATGCACAAGGATGATGGTGAAGTTTCAGTGGATGGCCTGGCTGTTGGAAATTCTGTATATATGAAACCAACTCTTGATGACGTTGCATTGCAAGATTTGGAGCATATCCATATCAATAATAGTATGGGTCAGGATGAAAAAATCACGGTTACAGGTGGTATTGAAGAGAGCTCTTATAAAGAAGCTCGAATGGAAGGTTTTGTGGTTGACAATGGTATTGATGCTACCTTGAAAACTGACAATCCTGATTCAACCATAAAAGTAGATGTGGATGAAAATCCTGAATCTTCATGCCAAAGTTCGGCTGCTGTCAATCACTGCTCCAGTGAAAAGCTTTATGAGGATACTTCTTGTATCACTGACGGTGATAGAGTAATTAAAGAGCCTACTACAATTTCAGCCAGTGATACTATTGTTGATTCAGGTAGTGTTGCTGACAGTCTCGATGGCAACTGGGGATCTGTATCAG TCATTTCTGCCACTTCAGATGCAATGCTCACATCTGAGGCTACTCCATTAAATCATCCTCAAGCattagaaggagaagaaaaccagAGCAGGGTTCCGAAACCCGTGACTGAGAATCAACACTCTCAGAGTCAACTATCTGTTAAGCCTGAGGTCGAGATCGAACAAATGGAACACACCTCTGAGATCCATTCAACAAATGAGCCTGATCGAAAACAGAAAG GTATGGGTCAACCTGAGATGGAGACTGGTCTGGAAGAGATGGGAAAAGAATGGAACTCGCCAGCAAGGTACCCAGTGAACATAAAGACGGAGAAGCGGCGGTCGAAGAGCAAGCCGTATTGGGCACCATTTCTTTGCTGTTCATCTATTAATGCTAGATAG
- the LOC141657377 gene encoding uncharacterized protein LOC141657377 isoform X1 has product METQDHKSPNLSGHDGHGGVHVCHKCGWPFPNPHPSSKNRKAHKRVCGTIENYTLDKDVQEKNHEEGYDGEPQSDDNVVETPSDKGVERTISRRSSSGVGSRSSRSTRSEDEVFTDAVTEFSESPAVVTRENSVGVMQRFYSLQNENEVDDTQPAVENPIADADNLRTTNLLKESQLQTVQSVEGEKGKGEDGMASQDHIPTNPSTVSAACTLEIENALDRNIIQSSEPSSDADIVSERGTEIISTKDESKLRTSYSGTLEEVAEDISVLNGACDENKGASDDHIASVSAGEPVKTSATEIDGVENKDVRFNELDTFGRCKVESCNEVDSPGNFYSPGNFYSPVHQGEAVNSGNGDTSKSELVGEWDSRVGADENVRVLAAPDILPLEQHPAIAVEDLNQLRDDNDFSEASVTTAKMEYSTEVFSQDGSVCSLEDKQQRQKSADEQNTFKEVDHISPAISSTVDDKTFKSELVEDLKSENPEDEKDSCNEDKKPSTSQGDIFPEGAAMDAGNTAMDAGDTTSNADSIRSNIEDDGEYFTVMHKDDGEVSVDGLAVGNSVYMKPTLDDVALQDLEHIHINNSMGQDEKITVTGGIEESSYKEARMEGFVVDNGIDATLKTDNPDSTIKVDVDENPESSCQSSAAVNHCSSEKLYEDTSCITDGDRVIKEPTTISASDTIVDSGSVADSLDGNWGSVSVISATSDAMLTSEATPLNHPQALEGEENQSRVPKPVTENQHSQSQLSVKPEVEIEQMEHTSEIHSTNEPDRKQKGKEVIDKVDNWDSGKQNTPLKFLLGEATARSRAESPIHPNHSSSSTSDVMPKTNDGFSGMGQPEMETGLEEMGKEWNSPARYPVNIKTEKRRSKSKPYWAPFLCCSSINAR; this is encoded by the exons ATGGAAACCCAAGATCACAAATCCCCTAATCTCTCAG GGCATGATGGGCATGGAGGAGTTCATGTATGTCATAAATGTGGATGGCCATTTCCGAATCCTCACCCGAGCTCCAAGAATAGGAAGGCTCATAAGAGGGTTTGTGGGACCATTGAAAACTATACACTTGATAAAGATGTACAAGAGAAGAATCATGAGGAAGGTTATGATGGCGAACCGCAGTCTGATGATAATGTGGTCGAAACCCCCA GCGACAAAGGCGTGGAGAGGACTATAAGCAGGAGGAGCAGCAGCGGTGTTGGCAGTAGGTCAAGTCGATCAACTAGATCGGAGGATGAGGTGTTTACAGATGCTGTCACTGAATTCAGTGAAAGTCCGGCTGTTGTTACTAGAGAGAACTCTGTTGGTGTTATGCAACGATTTTATTCGCTGCAAAATGAGAATGAGGTTGATGACACTCAACCCGCGGTGGAAAATCCCATTGCtg ATGCAGATAACTTGCGTACAACTAATCTTCTAAAGGAAAGTCAACTGCAAACTGTACAAAGTGTAGAAGGTGAGAAAGGCAAGGGGGAAGATGGGATGGCATCCCAGGATCATATTCCCACCAATCCTTCCACTGTTTCTGCTGCTTGTACATTGGAGATTGAGAATGCATTAGACCGTAACATTATACAATCATCTGAACCGTCTAGTGATGCGGATATTGTCTCGGAGAGAGGTACAGAAATCATATCGACTAAGGACGAGTCCAAACTCAGAACTTCGTATAGTGGGACACTTGAAGAAGTAGCAGAAGATATCAGTGTTCTGAATGGTGCTTGTGATGAAAATAAAGGTGCTAGCGATGACCATATAGCTTCTGTCTCTGCTGGTGAACCAGTAAAGACTTCGGCGACGGAAATTGATGGTGTTGAAAACAAAGATGTGAGGTTTAATGAGCTGGATACTTTTGGAAGATGTAAAGTTGAGAGCTGTAATGAAGTTGATTCTCCTGGAAACTTTTACTCCCCTGGAAACTTTTACTCCCCTGTACATCAAGGTGAAGCTGTAAACTCTGGAAACGGTGACACAAGTAAGTCAGAGCTAGTCGGGGAGTGGGACTCAAGGGTTGGTGCTGATGAAAATGTCCGTGTTCTCGCTGCCCCTGATATTTTACCTTTGGAACAGCATCCTGCTATAGCAGTTGAAGACTTAAATCAATTAAGGGATGACAATGACTTTTCTGAGGCCTCAGTCACCACAGCTAAGATGGAATATAGTACTGAGGTTTTTTCTCAGGATGGCAGCGTTTGCTCTTTGGAGGATAAGCAACAAAGGCAAAAATCTGCTGATGAACAAAACACTTTTAAAGAGGTGGATCATATATCTCCTGCCATTTCATCTACTGTTGATGATAAAACATTTAAGAGTGAACTAGTTGAGGATTTGAAAAGCGAAAATCCGGAAGATGAAAAAGATAGTTGTAATGAAGACAAGAAACCAAGTACTTCACAGGGGGACATCTTTCCTGAAGGCGCTGCCATGGATGCTGGGAATACTGCCATGGATGCTGGGGATACTACCTCAAATGCAGATTCCATAAGGAGTAACATTGAAGATGATGGGGAGTATTTTACTGTAATGCACAAGGATGATGGTGAAGTTTCAGTGGATGGCCTGGCTGTTGGAAATTCTGTATATATGAAACCAACTCTTGATGACGTTGCATTGCAAGATTTGGAGCATATCCATATCAATAATAGTATGGGTCAGGATGAAAAAATCACGGTTACAGGTGGTATTGAAGAGAGCTCTTATAAAGAAGCTCGAATGGAAGGTTTTGTGGTTGACAATGGTATTGATGCTACCTTGAAAACTGACAATCCTGATTCAACCATAAAAGTAGATGTGGATGAAAATCCTGAATCTTCATGCCAAAGTTCGGCTGCTGTCAATCACTGCTCCAGTGAAAAGCTTTATGAGGATACTTCTTGTATCACTGACGGTGATAGAGTAATTAAAGAGCCTACTACAATTTCAGCCAGTGATACTATTGTTGATTCAGGTAGTGTTGCTGACAGTCTCGATGGCAACTGGGGATCTGTATCAG TCATTTCTGCCACTTCAGATGCAATGCTCACATCTGAGGCTACTCCATTAAATCATCCTCAAGCattagaaggagaagaaaaccagAGCAGGGTTCCGAAACCCGTGACTGAGAATCAACACTCTCAGAGTCAACTATCTGTTAAGCCTGAGGTCGAGATCGAACAAATGGAACACACCTCTGAGATCCATTCAACAAATGAGCCTGATCGAAAACAGAAAGGTAAGGAGGTTATTGACAAGGTAGATAACTGGGACTCGGGGAAGCAAAACACTCCCCTAAAATTCCTTCTGGGAGAAGCCACGGCTAGAAGTAGAGCAGAGTCCCCTATTCATCCCAATCATAGCTCAAGCTCGACTTCTGATGTAATGCCAAAAACAAATGATGGGTTTTCAGGTATGGGTCAACCTGAGATGGAGACTGGTCTGGAAGAGATGGGAAAAGAATGGAACTCGCCAGCAAGGTACCCAGTGAACATAAAGACGGAGAAGCGGCGGTCGAAGAGCAAGCCGTATTGGGCACCATTTCTTTGCTGTTCATCTATTAATGCTAGATAG
- the LOC141657377 gene encoding uncharacterized protein LOC141657377 isoform X2 encodes METQDHKSPNLSGHDGHGGVHVCHKCGWPFPNPHPSSKNRKAHKRVCGTIENYTLDKDVQEKNHEEGYDGEPQSDDNVVETPSDKGVERTISRRSSSGVGSRSSRSTRSEDEVFTDAVTEFSESPAVVTRENSVGVMQRFYSLQNENEVDDTQPAVENPIADNLRTTNLLKESQLQTVQSVEGEKGKGEDGMASQDHIPTNPSTVSAACTLEIENALDRNIIQSSEPSSDADIVSERGTEIISTKDESKLRTSYSGTLEEVAEDISVLNGACDENKGASDDHIASVSAGEPVKTSATEIDGVENKDVRFNELDTFGRCKVESCNEVDSPGNFYSPGNFYSPVHQGEAVNSGNGDTSKSELVGEWDSRVGADENVRVLAAPDILPLEQHPAIAVEDLNQLRDDNDFSEASVTTAKMEYSTEVFSQDGSVCSLEDKQQRQKSADEQNTFKEVDHISPAISSTVDDKTFKSELVEDLKSENPEDEKDSCNEDKKPSTSQGDIFPEGAAMDAGNTAMDAGDTTSNADSIRSNIEDDGEYFTVMHKDDGEVSVDGLAVGNSVYMKPTLDDVALQDLEHIHINNSMGQDEKITVTGGIEESSYKEARMEGFVVDNGIDATLKTDNPDSTIKVDVDENPESSCQSSAAVNHCSSEKLYEDTSCITDGDRVIKEPTTISASDTIVDSGSVADSLDGNWGSVSVISATSDAMLTSEATPLNHPQALEGEENQSRVPKPVTENQHSQSQLSVKPEVEIEQMEHTSEIHSTNEPDRKQKGKEVIDKVDNWDSGKQNTPLKFLLGEATARSRAESPIHPNHSSSSTSDVMPKTNDGFSGMGQPEMETGLEEMGKEWNSPARYPVNIKTEKRRSKSKPYWAPFLCCSSINAR; translated from the exons ATGGAAACCCAAGATCACAAATCCCCTAATCTCTCAG GGCATGATGGGCATGGAGGAGTTCATGTATGTCATAAATGTGGATGGCCATTTCCGAATCCTCACCCGAGCTCCAAGAATAGGAAGGCTCATAAGAGGGTTTGTGGGACCATTGAAAACTATACACTTGATAAAGATGTACAAGAGAAGAATCATGAGGAAGGTTATGATGGCGAACCGCAGTCTGATGATAATGTGGTCGAAACCCCCA GCGACAAAGGCGTGGAGAGGACTATAAGCAGGAGGAGCAGCAGCGGTGTTGGCAGTAGGTCAAGTCGATCAACTAGATCGGAGGATGAGGTGTTTACAGATGCTGTCACTGAATTCAGTGAAAGTCCGGCTGTTGTTACTAGAGAGAACTCTGTTGGTGTTATGCAACGATTTTATTCGCTGCAAAATGAGAATGAGGTTGATGACACTCAACCCGCGGTGGAAAATCCCATTGCtg ATAACTTGCGTACAACTAATCTTCTAAAGGAAAGTCAACTGCAAACTGTACAAAGTGTAGAAGGTGAGAAAGGCAAGGGGGAAGATGGGATGGCATCCCAGGATCATATTCCCACCAATCCTTCCACTGTTTCTGCTGCTTGTACATTGGAGATTGAGAATGCATTAGACCGTAACATTATACAATCATCTGAACCGTCTAGTGATGCGGATATTGTCTCGGAGAGAGGTACAGAAATCATATCGACTAAGGACGAGTCCAAACTCAGAACTTCGTATAGTGGGACACTTGAAGAAGTAGCAGAAGATATCAGTGTTCTGAATGGTGCTTGTGATGAAAATAAAGGTGCTAGCGATGACCATATAGCTTCTGTCTCTGCTGGTGAACCAGTAAAGACTTCGGCGACGGAAATTGATGGTGTTGAAAACAAAGATGTGAGGTTTAATGAGCTGGATACTTTTGGAAGATGTAAAGTTGAGAGCTGTAATGAAGTTGATTCTCCTGGAAACTTTTACTCCCCTGGAAACTTTTACTCCCCTGTACATCAAGGTGAAGCTGTAAACTCTGGAAACGGTGACACAAGTAAGTCAGAGCTAGTCGGGGAGTGGGACTCAAGGGTTGGTGCTGATGAAAATGTCCGTGTTCTCGCTGCCCCTGATATTTTACCTTTGGAACAGCATCCTGCTATAGCAGTTGAAGACTTAAATCAATTAAGGGATGACAATGACTTTTCTGAGGCCTCAGTCACCACAGCTAAGATGGAATATAGTACTGAGGTTTTTTCTCAGGATGGCAGCGTTTGCTCTTTGGAGGATAAGCAACAAAGGCAAAAATCTGCTGATGAACAAAACACTTTTAAAGAGGTGGATCATATATCTCCTGCCATTTCATCTACTGTTGATGATAAAACATTTAAGAGTGAACTAGTTGAGGATTTGAAAAGCGAAAATCCGGAAGATGAAAAAGATAGTTGTAATGAAGACAAGAAACCAAGTACTTCACAGGGGGACATCTTTCCTGAAGGCGCTGCCATGGATGCTGGGAATACTGCCATGGATGCTGGGGATACTACCTCAAATGCAGATTCCATAAGGAGTAACATTGAAGATGATGGGGAGTATTTTACTGTAATGCACAAGGATGATGGTGAAGTTTCAGTGGATGGCCTGGCTGTTGGAAATTCTGTATATATGAAACCAACTCTTGATGACGTTGCATTGCAAGATTTGGAGCATATCCATATCAATAATAGTATGGGTCAGGATGAAAAAATCACGGTTACAGGTGGTATTGAAGAGAGCTCTTATAAAGAAGCTCGAATGGAAGGTTTTGTGGTTGACAATGGTATTGATGCTACCTTGAAAACTGACAATCCTGATTCAACCATAAAAGTAGATGTGGATGAAAATCCTGAATCTTCATGCCAAAGTTCGGCTGCTGTCAATCACTGCTCCAGTGAAAAGCTTTATGAGGATACTTCTTGTATCACTGACGGTGATAGAGTAATTAAAGAGCCTACTACAATTTCAGCCAGTGATACTATTGTTGATTCAGGTAGTGTTGCTGACAGTCTCGATGGCAACTGGGGATCTGTATCAG TCATTTCTGCCACTTCAGATGCAATGCTCACATCTGAGGCTACTCCATTAAATCATCCTCAAGCattagaaggagaagaaaaccagAGCAGGGTTCCGAAACCCGTGACTGAGAATCAACACTCTCAGAGTCAACTATCTGTTAAGCCTGAGGTCGAGATCGAACAAATGGAACACACCTCTGAGATCCATTCAACAAATGAGCCTGATCGAAAACAGAAAGGTAAGGAGGTTATTGACAAGGTAGATAACTGGGACTCGGGGAAGCAAAACACTCCCCTAAAATTCCTTCTGGGAGAAGCCACGGCTAGAAGTAGAGCAGAGTCCCCTATTCATCCCAATCATAGCTCAAGCTCGACTTCTGATGTAATGCCAAAAACAAATGATGGGTTTTCAGGTATGGGTCAACCTGAGATGGAGACTGGTCTGGAAGAGATGGGAAAAGAATGGAACTCGCCAGCAAGGTACCCAGTGAACATAAAGACGGAGAAGCGGCGGTCGAAGAGCAAGCCGTATTGGGCACCATTTCTTTGCTGTTCATCTATTAATGCTAGATAG